Proteins encoded in a region of the Triticum dicoccoides isolate Atlit2015 ecotype Zavitan chromosome 3A, WEW_v2.0, whole genome shotgun sequence genome:
- the LOC119266633 gene encoding rust resistance kinase Lr10-like, with product MFEALVVALLFSVLNYGINRATASGDGDFFHNCAPSRCSEEGTIEIRFPFHLSNLPATSPPSCGAPGLELACSMEADTILLHPILGLCKVTAIDYRFGGLNVIPLEESWTRCPLQKISATNLSTSVYIPDSYGGETAILVRCSRELIPTEKAGTTPGMGDSIVGPISCLSNTSQFIYLMDGREPMYILPLDCKVVSNGISTPWDYDVNDVLFTERARRVIAFGETTLTWSVPNITDICLDCERNGHSCGFSSQRRQAFCKHQGSRVKVIAATSSVATFVVLLLTAATALYRSLKSKVDEEVRLKIEMFLKAYGTSKPTRYTFSEVKKVTRRFKDRLGQGGFGSVYKGQLANGVPVAVKMLENSKSDGEEFMNEVATIGRIHHANVVRLLGFCSEGTRRALIYEFMPNGSLEKYIFAHESDIYRELLAPNKMLDIASGIARGIEYLHQGCNQRILHFDIKPHNILLDYRFSPKISDFGLAKLCTRDHSIVTLTAARGTMGYIAPEPYSRNFGRISSKSDVYSFGMLVLEMVSGRRNSDPWIENQNEVYIPEWIYEKISTEQELESSRDMTQEEKDTARKLAIVALWCIQWNPKNRPSMPKVLNMLTGTLQSLTMPPKPFVSSPGHPMPQI from the exons ATGTTTGAAGCTTTGGTTGTAGCTCTGTTGTTCTCTGTTCTTAACTATGGAATCAACAGAGCCACAGCAAGTGGTGATGGAGATTTCTTCCATAACTGCGCACCATCCAGGTGCAGCGAAGAAGGCACAATAGAGATCCGATTTCCATTCC atttgtcaaatttgccaGCAACCAGCCCCCCATCCTGTGGAGCACCTGGCTTGGAGCTAGCATGCTCAATGGAAGCAGATACCATCCTACTTCACCCAATCCTTGGACTATGCAAGGTCACTGCAATTGACTACAGATTTGGTGGCCTGAATGTCATCCCGCTTGAAGAATCATGGACTAGGTGCCCGCTTCAGAAGATCTCTGCCACCAATCTATCAACTAGTGTCTACATACCTGACAGTTACGGGGGTGAAACTGCAATCCTGGTACGCTGTTCAAGAGAGTTGATACCAACAGAGAAGGCCGGTACGACACCAGGTATGGGGGACAGTATTGTTGGCCCAATCTCTTGCCTGAGCAACACAAGCCAGTTCATATATTTGATGGACGGTCGTGAACCAATGTATATTCTTCCCTTAGACTGCAAAGTGGTTTCAAATGGTATTTCAACGCCGTGGGATTATGATGTCAATGATGTGTTATTCACTGAAAGAGCCAGAAGGGTCATTGCATTTGGTGAGACAACCTTGACTTGGTCAGTTCCTAACATAACCGACATTTGTCTAGACTGCGAGCGAAACGGGCATTCCTGCGGATTCAGCTCACAACGCAGGCAAGCATTCTGCAAGCACCAAG GTTCACGTGTGAAAGTCATTGCAG CAACATCATCGGTAGCCACATTTGTGGTTCTCTTATTGACGGCAGCCACAGCACTCTATCGGTCCCTAAAATCAAAGGTCGATGAAGAGGTGCGTTTGAAAATCGAAATGTTTCTCAAGGCATATGGCACATCAAAACCAACAAGGTACACATTCTCTGAAGTTAAAAAAGTAACAAGGCGATTCAAAGATAGACTGGGTCAGGGTGGATTTGGAAGCGTATACAAAGGTCAGCTGGCAAATGGAGTACCTGTGGCAGTAAAGATGCTGGAGAATTCAAAGAGCGATGGAGAAGAATTCATGAATGAAGTCGCAACCATTGGTAGAATCCACCATGCTAATGTGGTCCGTCTCTTGGGATTCTGCTCAGAAGGAACAAGGCGTGCTCTTATCTATGAATTCATGCCTAACGGATCACTCGAGAAGTATATATTCGCACATGAATCAGATATTTATCGAGAGCTATTAGCACCTAATAAAATGCTGGACATAGCATCAGGCATTGCACGGGGAATAGAATACCTGCATCAAGGGTGCAATCAGCGGATCCTCCATTTTGACATCAAGCCTCACAACATCTTGCTAGATTACAGATTTAGTCCAAAGATTTCTGATTTTGGGCTTGCGAAGCTGTGTACAAGGGACCATAGCATCGTCACACTGACTGCAGCTAGAGGAACAATGGGTTACATTGCACCAGAACCGTATTCTCGAAACTTTGGGAGAATATCCAGCAAGTCCGATGTCTATAGCTTTGGCATGCTGGTGCTGGAAATGGTTAGCGGAAGAAGGAACTCAGATCCATGGATTGAGAACCAAAACGAGGTTTACATCCCAGAATGGATATATGAGAAAATAAGCACGGAGCAAGAACTGGAATCATCAAGGGACATGACGCAAGAAGAGAAGGATACAGCAAGAAAGCTGGCCATTGTGGCACTCTGGTGCATTCAGTGGAACCCAAAAAATCGCCCGTCCATGCCGAAAGTGCTGAACATGCTGACAGGAACCTTGCAGAGTCTAACGATGCCCCCCAAGCCATTTGTTTCGTCTCCAGGCCACCCCATGCCGCAAATCTAG
- the LOC119266632 gene encoding rust resistance kinase Lr10-like isoform X3 → MGLLLDFLSQLQNGHILGSSRHAWKIQGVLAVLSRLDFAPLSVLIFLAYKYWQTKISVDAVERFLQMQLALGPTRYAYTDITAITSHFKEKLGQGGYGSVYKGVLPGDVHVAIKMLVSSMSNGEEFISEVSSIGSIHHVNVVRLVGFCSEEMRRALVYEYMPHGSLEKYIFSPEKSFSWDKLNQIALGIARGIDYLHRGCDMQMLHFDIKPHNILLDSDFTPKIADFGLAKLYPRDNSFLPVSAARGTVGYIAPEMVSRSFGAISSKSDVYSFGMLLLEMAGGRRNVDPQASRSQTYYPSWVYNQLSRQEAVGIHQVERKLCVVALWCIQMKPDDRPAMSEVLDMLEAGIDGLEMPPEPFFCGDEYAPAADSSVLSELSTLSE, encoded by the exons ATGGGTTTGCTCTTAGATTTCCTTTCCCAGCTCCAGAATGGACATATTCTTGGATCCTCAAGACATGCCTGGAAAATTCAAGGAG TGTTGGCAGTACTATCCAGGTTAGACTTTGCACCGTTGTCTGTATTGATCTTCCTTGCCTACAAGTACTGGCAAACAAAGATATCAGTTGACGCAGTTGAGAGGTTCCTCCAGATGCAACTAGCCCTTGGCCCAACAAGGTACGCTTACACAGACATCACTGCGATCACTAGCCACTTCAAAGAGAAGTTGGGACAAGGAGGCTATGGGTCTGTGTACAAAGGTGTGCTTCCTGGTGACGTCCATGTTGCCATCAAAATGTTGGTCAGTTCCATGTCCAATGGAGAAGAATTCATCAGTGAGGTGTCCAGCATCGGAAGCATACACCATGTCAATGTAGTGCGTCTGGTGGGTTTCTGCTCAGAGGAAATGAGGAGGGCTCTTGTTTATGAGTACATGCCCCATGGATCTCTTGAGAAGTACATCTTCTCGCCAGAGAAGAGTTTCTCATGGGACAAGCTCAATCAGATTGCTCTGGGCATTGCCAGAGGGATCGACTACCTGCACCGAGGGTGTGATATGCAGATGTTACACTTCGACATCAAGCCGCACAACATCCTGTTAGACAGTGATTTCACCCCAAAAATTGCTGACTTTGGGCTGGCGAAACTGTACCCCAGGGACAACAGCTTTTTGCCAGTGAGTGCTGCCCGGGGAACAGTTGGTTACATAGCTCCTGAGATGGTGTCCCGTAGCTTTGGCGCCATATCCTCCAAGTCTGATGTCTACAGCTTCGGGATGTTGTTGCTAGAGATGGCCGGAGGACGGAGGAACGTGGACCCACAAGCGTCAAGAAGCCAGACGTACTACCCGTCATGGGTGTACAATCAGCTGTCTCGGCAAGAGGCTGTTGGTATCCATCAGGTGGAGAGGAAGCTGTGCGTCGTTGCGCTTTGGTGCATCCAGATGAAGCCAGACGATCGACCGGCCATGAGCGAGGTGCTAGACATGCTCGAAGCTGGCATCGATGGCCTGGAGATGCCTCCTGAGCCCTTCTTCTGCGGGGACGAGTATGCTCCTGCTGCAGATTCTTCAGTATTATCAGAGTTAAGTACATTATCGGAGTGA
- the LOC119266632 gene encoding rust resistance kinase Lr10-like isoform X2 produces the protein MDIFLDPQDMPGKFKEMSSSSIQNKISVIFAIDVRFLGCVKNNSLSKYTKLYWAVLVIVSAISIMKLIIVLAVLSRLDFAPLSVLIFLAYKYWQTKISVDAVERFLQMQLALGPTRYAYTDITAITSHFKEKLGQGGYGSVYKGVLPGDVHVAIKMLVSSMSNGEEFISEVSSIGSIHHVNVVRLVGFCSEEMRRALVYEYMPHGSLEKYIFSPEKSFSWDKLNQIALGIARGIDYLHRGCDMQMLHFDIKPHNILLDSDFTPKIADFGLAKLYPRDNSFLPVSAARGTVGYIAPEMVSRSFGAISSKSDVYSFGMLLLEMAGGRRNVDPQASRSQTYYPSWVYNQLSRQEAVGIHQVERKLCVVALWCIQMKPDDRPAMSEVLDMLEAGIDGLEMPPEPFFCGDEYAPAADSSVLSELSTLSE, from the exons ATGGACATATTCTTGGATCCTCAAGACATGCCTGGAAAATTCAAGGAG ATGTCTAGTTCAAGCATCCAAAATAAGATTTCTGTGATTTTTGCCATCGACGTGCGTTTCTTGGGATGTGTAAAAAACAACTCCTTGTCTAAATACACTAAATTGTATTGGGCTGTGTTAGTCATAGTATCTGCTATAAGTATCATGAAGCTCATTATCG TGTTGGCAGTACTATCCAGGTTAGACTTTGCACCGTTGTCTGTATTGATCTTCCTTGCCTACAAGTACTGGCAAACAAAGATATCAGTTGACGCAGTTGAGAGGTTCCTCCAGATGCAACTAGCCCTTGGCCCAACAAGGTACGCTTACACAGACATCACTGCGATCACTAGCCACTTCAAAGAGAAGTTGGGACAAGGAGGCTATGGGTCTGTGTACAAAGGTGTGCTTCCTGGTGACGTCCATGTTGCCATCAAAATGTTGGTCAGTTCCATGTCCAATGGAGAAGAATTCATCAGTGAGGTGTCCAGCATCGGAAGCATACACCATGTCAATGTAGTGCGTCTGGTGGGTTTCTGCTCAGAGGAAATGAGGAGGGCTCTTGTTTATGAGTACATGCCCCATGGATCTCTTGAGAAGTACATCTTCTCGCCAGAGAAGAGTTTCTCATGGGACAAGCTCAATCAGATTGCTCTGGGCATTGCCAGAGGGATCGACTACCTGCACCGAGGGTGTGATATGCAGATGTTACACTTCGACATCAAGCCGCACAACATCCTGTTAGACAGTGATTTCACCCCAAAAATTGCTGACTTTGGGCTGGCGAAACTGTACCCCAGGGACAACAGCTTTTTGCCAGTGAGTGCTGCCCGGGGAACAGTTGGTTACATAGCTCCTGAGATGGTGTCCCGTAGCTTTGGCGCCATATCCTCCAAGTCTGATGTCTACAGCTTCGGGATGTTGTTGCTAGAGATGGCCGGAGGACGGAGGAACGTGGACCCACAAGCGTCAAGAAGCCAGACGTACTACCCGTCATGGGTGTACAATCAGCTGTCTCGGCAAGAGGCTGTTGGTATCCATCAGGTGGAGAGGAAGCTGTGCGTCGTTGCGCTTTGGTGCATCCAGATGAAGCCAGACGATCGACCGGCCATGAGCGAGGTGCTAGACATGCTCGAAGCTGGCATCGATGGCCTGGAGATGCCTCCTGAGCCCTTCTTCTGCGGGGACGAGTATGCTCCTGCTGCAGATTCTTCAGTATTATCAGAGTTAAGTACATTATCGGAGTGA
- the LOC119266632 gene encoding rust resistance kinase Lr10-like isoform X1: MDIFLDPQDMPGKFKEQMSSSSIQNKISVIFAIDVRFLGCVKNNSLSKYTKLYWAVLVIVSAISIMKLIIVLAVLSRLDFAPLSVLIFLAYKYWQTKISVDAVERFLQMQLALGPTRYAYTDITAITSHFKEKLGQGGYGSVYKGVLPGDVHVAIKMLVSSMSNGEEFISEVSSIGSIHHVNVVRLVGFCSEEMRRALVYEYMPHGSLEKYIFSPEKSFSWDKLNQIALGIARGIDYLHRGCDMQMLHFDIKPHNILLDSDFTPKIADFGLAKLYPRDNSFLPVSAARGTVGYIAPEMVSRSFGAISSKSDVYSFGMLLLEMAGGRRNVDPQASRSQTYYPSWVYNQLSRQEAVGIHQVERKLCVVALWCIQMKPDDRPAMSEVLDMLEAGIDGLEMPPEPFFCGDEYAPAADSSVLSELSTLSE; this comes from the exons ATGGACATATTCTTGGATCCTCAAGACATGCCTGGAAAATTCAAGGAG CAGATGTCTAGTTCAAGCATCCAAAATAAGATTTCTGTGATTTTTGCCATCGACGTGCGTTTCTTGGGATGTGTAAAAAACAACTCCTTGTCTAAATACACTAAATTGTATTGGGCTGTGTTAGTCATAGTATCTGCTATAAGTATCATGAAGCTCATTATCG TGTTGGCAGTACTATCCAGGTTAGACTTTGCACCGTTGTCTGTATTGATCTTCCTTGCCTACAAGTACTGGCAAACAAAGATATCAGTTGACGCAGTTGAGAGGTTCCTCCAGATGCAACTAGCCCTTGGCCCAACAAGGTACGCTTACACAGACATCACTGCGATCACTAGCCACTTCAAAGAGAAGTTGGGACAAGGAGGCTATGGGTCTGTGTACAAAGGTGTGCTTCCTGGTGACGTCCATGTTGCCATCAAAATGTTGGTCAGTTCCATGTCCAATGGAGAAGAATTCATCAGTGAGGTGTCCAGCATCGGAAGCATACACCATGTCAATGTAGTGCGTCTGGTGGGTTTCTGCTCAGAGGAAATGAGGAGGGCTCTTGTTTATGAGTACATGCCCCATGGATCTCTTGAGAAGTACATCTTCTCGCCAGAGAAGAGTTTCTCATGGGACAAGCTCAATCAGATTGCTCTGGGCATTGCCAGAGGGATCGACTACCTGCACCGAGGGTGTGATATGCAGATGTTACACTTCGACATCAAGCCGCACAACATCCTGTTAGACAGTGATTTCACCCCAAAAATTGCTGACTTTGGGCTGGCGAAACTGTACCCCAGGGACAACAGCTTTTTGCCAGTGAGTGCTGCCCGGGGAACAGTTGGTTACATAGCTCCTGAGATGGTGTCCCGTAGCTTTGGCGCCATATCCTCCAAGTCTGATGTCTACAGCTTCGGGATGTTGTTGCTAGAGATGGCCGGAGGACGGAGGAACGTGGACCCACAAGCGTCAAGAAGCCAGACGTACTACCCGTCATGGGTGTACAATCAGCTGTCTCGGCAAGAGGCTGTTGGTATCCATCAGGTGGAGAGGAAGCTGTGCGTCGTTGCGCTTTGGTGCATCCAGATGAAGCCAGACGATCGACCGGCCATGAGCGAGGTGCTAGACATGCTCGAAGCTGGCATCGATGGCCTGGAGATGCCTCCTGAGCCCTTCTTCTGCGGGGACGAGTATGCTCCTGCTGCAGATTCTTCAGTATTATCAGAGTTAAGTACATTATCGGAGTGA